The segment AGGTGATCTTTGATTTAGGTTCATGGCCAGCTGGTCCAGAATAGCTAGGATTTTGTAGAGATTATGTCTCAAAAAGTAACATTCACTAGAATGTTGGGATGGTTGTtgctacctttctttttttctttccttttttttttaaaagatttatttatttattatatatgagtacactttagctgtcttcagacacaccagaagagggcatcggatcccatttacagatggttgtgagccaccatgtggttgctgggatttgaactcaggacctctggaagtgctcttaaccactgagccatctctccagccccctgttgcTACCTTTCTTTAGCAACATTTAGTTGTTGCTTTTTAAGAAGAAACCACAAAAAGATGTATCTGACTAAGGACTTGCTCAAAAACAGTGTAAACCATGGTTAAATTTAAGTTACATGACAGGAAGAGTAATTGGGAAGAAGGGAGCCAGAGTTTGGAATAAGTCTAGGGGAAAGATGGAGGTCTGGTTTCTTACAGGCTCTACATTTGTAGATTGAACTAACTTTAGATTAGGTGTGTTTTCTTCGAACCTTTCCAGACTAAAATCAGTGTAGCAGAACAACTACATAACATTGCTATTTAGGTATTCTTGTAAGTACTGGAAAGTTTTGCTGACTTGCTGGAGATTGAGCCCTATGAATTGTGGCTGCTAAGAAAGTAGTACTGTATTCACTGAGTACATCCATAGCCTATGGAGTGATTAAGTGGGTACAGTAAATTATATGCAGGCTATGTACAAATACTAGGCCAAGACCTGCGTGTATCTAAAAATTGATaattcactttgttttgtttagacaAACAAGAAAACTGGACAGCCTATGATTAATTTGTATACAGACAGAGAAACTGGCAAGTTGAAGGGTGAGGCAACAGTCTCATTTGATGACCCACCTTCTGCTAAAGCTGCAATCGACTGGTTTGATGGTATGTATCAAAAAAGATGATAGGGGAAATAGGTTCCCTTTTGGGAGTTCCAAGTTTGTGgtacctagtttttttttttttttttttttttaatgcaaagtttcGGTTTATTCAATGACTTGCAGGTATAGTTCTTTTACATGGTTTGTAGGGATGGAACTTGTGTGGTCGGTCAGGCTTGTTCGTcatcaagcacctttacctgatgagccatctcctAAGCCTTGGTTGGCACTTAGTTTATAATTTCAATGTGGACTCATTTTTTGTTTATGTCCCATCAGTTTATAAATCTTTTCCAAGACGACAATCTAAGATCTTAAAAGTGGTTTGGCTCTGCAGGTTACAGCATTTATTGTGTATATGGGTGGGCATGTATATACCATGACATAAGTACAGAGGTCAGTACACAAACCATCTGGGGTAAATTCCTTTTATCATGTGGGCTCGTGGGATTGAATATGGGTGATCAAGTTTGATGGCAGTCACTCTACACCAAGttatcttgttccccctttttatAGTATGGTGCTGGAGTTCTAAAACCCAAGCCCTCTGTATATTATACTAGATTTCCAGCCCCCCTTTCTTTGTcttctgagatagggtttctctatgtagcttggTTGGTTTCAAACTAGagatctgcctttgcctctggagtgcaaggattgaaggtgtgtgccaccactgaccAGCCCTAAAACCTTTGtagctactttaaaaaaaaaaaaattctgacatttaaaaattttgtgaggctgggcatggtgatgtgTGTGGCTTTAGTCCCAGactttgagaggcagaggcagatggatctcctgagtttgaggtcagctagGGATTCTATAGTGAGTTTcgtgacagccagggctacataaaccctgttgcaaacaaacaaatagtaaGTTTCCATATAGGGTTTTCATACATATTTCATTTTGGTTAAATCACCCACTGTTATTTCTTTAGGAAAAGAATTCTCTGGGAATCCTATTAAAGTTTCATTTGCTACCCGGCGTGCTGACTTCAACCGGGGTGGTGGAAATGGTCGTGGAGGCCGAGGGCGAGGAGGTGggtctttttactttttactggTTGAAAGAGATTATGGAACACATCATGCAGAAGATGATGAAAATAAGTTTTATGGAAGAGAAGGTAGGCTAGCCAAACTAAGGAAATGGTTGATGAGTGCTTTTGTACTAGGACCCATGGGCCGTGGAGGCTATGGAGGAGGTGGCAGCGGTGGTGGTGGCCGGGGAGGATTTCccagtggaggtggtggaggtggaggacagCAACGAGCTGGGGACTGGAAGTGTCCTAATCCGTGAgtaatttgcctttttttttttttttttttttttacgttctTGTATGATCCTTGATACTATATTAAgagttggtattttttttttttttaaactgagtgTCAGGGTCACACTGTCAATGGAAGATTAGTTAATAGTTTACCTAGGGAGGGTTAGTTTAGTCTTTGGACATGCTATCTTTCAAAGTGCATGTCTAGAATTTTAGAAAGTACAGAACCCTATTTGCCtttctcaccccccccccccccaagctggggaccgaacccagggcctgcaagcgctctaccactgagctaaatccccaacccccaccatttgcctttcttttctttaggtatttttaaaactttctctttgtggtcctggctgttctggagcctATGATAAAAATCCAGCTGCCCTTAaacttaaaagataaaaagatacaCCCGAcggcctcccaggtgctgggattaaaggcctgtgccaccactgtctggcttTTAGTTAACTTTCCCattgccatgaccaaggcaacttggagcacagtttcagaggattagagtTCATGACCATAGTGGTGGGGAGAGTAGAGTGGAGCAGGCAGGCTCTGCATGGGGTAGTAGCCAAGAACTTGTGTCTTGAGACAGTAACTGAGGAGAGAGAACTGGGCTTTTGCAATCAGCCCCCCAgcccaccttctaatccttcccaccTGGGAATCAAGTATACAAACATGAGCCTGAATGAACTTCATTGTCACATAAACACTAGATACTAAGATAAAACCATAACTGAGATTTGAAGTGGGTAGATAGTGCAGGTGGTGGAGATATGCTGGACAGAAAGATTCATGTGTAGATAACAATCGAGTGAGACTTGATTTCAGACATGAATTCCTGATTGCGTTGAAAGCTAAGCTGTTGCAAACCAAAAATCATGGAAAAAGACTGAAAGGTAGTGGCTTAGGTTTAATACTTTTGGCTCCTGGTGAGAAACCAGCTCTTTCCTTGAAGTCTTGTGAATTCAACTTTTAAGATTGTGCCTCTTGAAAATGAAttgcttttcatttctttagtacatgtgagaacatgaacttctCTTGGAGAAGTGAATGCAACCAGTGTAAGGCACCTAAGCCAGATGGCCCAGGAGGGGGACCAGGAGGCTCTCATATGGGTAAGAAGGAAGCAGAGCTGGAATTGAGGTCCAGAAAGAGCCCCATACTTGCAGGGGCgggtggtggggagggaaggTAGAAGAATTGAGGATGATATGTGACTTTCTTTGTCTTAGGGGGAAACTACGGAGATGATCGGCGTGGCAGAGGAGGATATGATCGGGGCGGCTACCGGGGCCGAGGAGGGGACCGAGGGGGCTTCAGAGGGGGCCGGGGTGGTGGGGACAGAGGTGGTTTTGGCCCTGGCAAGATGGACTCCAGGTGAGTAAGTCAAAACAAAAGTCAAGAAAATTGGTCAGAGATGATGAGGAAGTAAGGATTCTCTGGGAAAGGACAGCCTAGCTGGTTCCATttttgggaaggaagaggaagaattcaGAACCCAGTCTTAAGACTATTTTGCTTTAAAGTCATTTGTTGGGTAGCATGGGCAAGTAGGGTATTTGAAGGATATGCATGGGCAGTTTGGTAACTCTTAATCtaacaaataattttttctttcaggGGTGAGCACAGACAGGATCGCAGGGAGAGGCCATATTAGCCTGACTCCTGAAGTTCTGGAACAGCTCTTCCTGTACCCAGTGTTACCCTTGTTATTTTGTAAACTTACAATTCAGGATTGCTCATGgatattttttgggggggtgggcaacggtatgtgtgtgtgtgtgagtgtgtcagacTACCGTAATTGTAACCATATCTCTGGTTCCCATTAAAAACCATTTTAGTTAAATTCTGGTCCCCCCAGTTTACTTTCTAGAGAATGGGTCCTTGTTACTAATGCGGGGCAATCTTATCCCCCAGAAATTGTCTTGTATAGAAAGAATTGGAATATAATTTGTCCCTACCTAGCAGGAAGTAGTAGGATAAAGTAATCTTGATGGAGGAGAGAAAAGATAGTTTGCCTTGAGTGGTTTC is part of the Rattus norvegicus strain BN/NHsdMcwi chromosome 1, GRCr8, whole genome shotgun sequence genome and harbors:
- the Fus gene encoding RNA-binding protein FUS isoform X2, translating into MAIRTRVVAAVVATGEASRIVGAVAGAVEVVTTEAVVAMNPEAVEVAEEAEAAWGPRDQGSRHDSEQDNSDNNTIFVQGLGENVTIESVADYFKQIGIIKTNKKTGQPMINLYTDRETGKLKGEATVSFDDPPSAKAAIDWFDGKEFSGNPIKVSFATRRADFNRGGGNGRGGRGRGGPMGRGGYGGGGSGGGGRGGFPSGGGGGGGQQRAGDWKCPNPTCENMNFSWRSECNQCKAPKPDGPGGGPGGSHMGGNYGDDRRGRGGYDRGGYRGRGGDRGGFRGGRGGGDRGGFGPGKMDSRGEHRQDRRERPY